From the genome of Alicyclobacillus sp. SO9:
GACGAATAGGAGGGCTTAAAACTTTTGCACCACAGGTTCCTCCAAGGCCCTTCAGCCACGAGAAATGGCATCCTCCGTATCCTGTTCTACAGAGGCAAGGCACAACTCAGGAAGTATCCTAGCAAATATGAGGTGGAGGATTTTCATGGAAAATGAGCGAATTATGGCCTTGAATACTGGTATGAGCACTCAGCATGATAGCCTATCGTACCTCCGTGCAATTCCACATCTTAGAAGAGAGGGAGAGCTAATGGAAGATGTTATTTCAACCGCAGAACTGCAACTAGTCGAGCGTACGGCGAATTTTATGCAATTCGTACTCAGCATGCACGATTTTTCAGAAGCAGATCAAGAACCAAACGTCCATGAGAAAGGAAGTGTAGGTAGACAAGGAGAGAACTTCGCTCGTGCAGTGGAGATGGAATTGAAACAGTGCCCAACCTCCTTGACGCATCTTCAGTCCTTCATTGAACAAGTTCGTACGACATACTTACGCCTGTTTACTAACACAGAATTTCGAAAGGCCGCCAAGGTGCATGTCCATGTATGGATTATACTCGAGGGAAGACGAGGGGATCTGGAGGAGCAGCTCCAAGCGGCACTCGAGTATTCTATAGAGCGATTGCTTAGTGACCTGATGTCACCAGTTGGCGTTGAAGGTGGCACCCCGTCGTTTGAAGATGCTCCGATAGATGATGATAAGTTATTAGACTTCTATAGGAGATTGCCTGGTTTCGTTGGAATCTCTGATCACCTGGATACGGAAACAGACGTCAGTATCTCGAATCTACTATCCAGGCCGCTTATATCGCCAAATTGGTATCAACGTCAAGATGTCAGTAGCTATGATGATTTTGTGGACGAATTCATGGCATCTGACCTCTATGAAAGAATATCCGATAGAAACCTGGCCTTGTCGAGGACTCACTGGATTTCCATGAAGGAAGGCTTTGTTCAAACCATCGGAATTATGGAGTATCAAAGTAATTCCGCATTCACTCCGTTTAGGTGCCTTGTAGCTGACATCACCTATAGAGGAGCAGAAGGGCATGACTTCTATATATCATTAAAAAGCCCAATCTTTTCTGAGGCTAAAATGTTGGTAGGATCACCTGATGATCCAGTCGTTGAGTTGATTACCTATAAAGTGTTTCTGGCATATGCACAGGCTTTACAGAACGAAACAGGGGACTCGGTGGACATTGAAACGTTCGTCTCGGAGATTGAAAAGGAGCAGGACGAAGAGGAGGATTGAAACGAAGAAAAAGATTGGTAGCTGACGGCTTGGAGTGTCCCCATATTTTTCCTGATATACTGGATTTAACTATACAGAACAAATGCATGCCCCGATGAACTATTAGAAATAGAAGCTTACCATAACAACAAAAGCAACCAGACTCTGATGAGACCTGGCTGCTTTTGTGGCTCCTATCCATTCTGGCCGCCATATTTATCATTCTATTGATGTTCCGAATATTTATACTATATTCTTTCAGTACAAGTCTCATATGGAAATGTAATCAACGCACCACAAGCAATATTTCAGTCTCCATCTAGGCTTATCATCCGTATGCCATTGAAAATGAAATGACCTCTGATTCATCTTTCTCTCTGCTTCCGAGTATAGAGCCTGTGATCCGCAATTTGTAGGGAAACTTCCCAGTCTGTCTTATTGGGTTGCCACAGTTCACATCCGACGCTAACAGTAAATCGTTTGTTCTTAAACCAATCGGTGGCATATGAAGCTGCATGATCAGCTTCAATCTGGCCACTTTGCAGAACAAACATAAATTCGTCTCCTCCACCACGTCCATATAACCCTTTTGAACCAATATTTTGGATTAAGGTCTCTGCTACTTCAATCAATACAGAATCTCCAGTTGCATGCCCATAAGCATCATTTATCCCCTTAAAATCGTTGATATCTAATATACCGATAATAAAGTTTTCATCAATTCTTCTTGATAGTTTCCTGATTTCACTTATAAAACCTCTACGATTGTAAATCTGCGTGAGTTCGTCATGACGACTTTCATGTTCTGCAATACGCCTTAGCACAAGCATTTCTCCAATGAGAGAGACATGTGTCGCAAGAAGTGACATCAGTTCATCATTCGTCTCATCTGGCACCGTTTTTCTTCCAACAACAATGGCTCCGACGCATTTGCTTTGTATGATAAGTTTCCAGGCTCCGATATACCGTATTCCTTGTTCTGTCCATAATTTTTGCCAAACAGGAGAGATCTCGTTTACAGACAACCACCGATCAGGAATAACATAAGATTTTCCGGTGATCCACGACTTATTCAGCATCTTTGTTAGTTCTGCTGCGGAGTGATCAAGCCCCCACGGTTCATAGACTTTATCCTTTGCATCAGCATTCTGTAAAACAAATTGTCTCCGGTAAATAAACATTCCCGCATCCAAGCCAAATGTATTCTTTAACACGTTTGATACTTTTGAAAAGAGTGTACTGCCACGGTCGGCCGTAGCCCAGTCTCTCGATTCTTTGATGAGTTGTTTTAGATTATTCAACCCTCTATCCCCCAAATTAAAAGACACATCCCCCCATCCGAATGTGCCGTCATATTTATCTCTTGTAACGGCAGCTCGGCCGGCATAGCAAGCGCTGTAGCCCCGTGGCTTTGTGTCCCGCCCTTTCGGAACGGTTTACCTTTTCCTCGACAACGTAACCGAGTCATTCTATTACGCTTCAATACTATTCCAAAACTGAGCCCAAACCATTTCATATCGTTCTCGGAATACCTCTTCGCTGTAACGTTGCATTTCCCAAAACCAACCGTCCATCATGCAAAGCAATTGGGACGAAAGAGCATCACAATCCGCTTTCTTTAATTCCCCTCTTTCCATTCCTACCTTAAAGAGATTGCAGAGCAGTTTGTGTTCCTGTTCAACGACTTTCTTTAATTCTTCTTTTAGATTGATCTCAAAGAAGTCAGGAGGGAATAGCAACAAACGAATAAAAACTTTGAGTTGTGTGTAGTCTCTTAACTGAAACGCAATCACTTGATCAAGAAACTGCTTCAACTGATACTGAACTGATTCCCCAGTTATTTCAATATTTTCTGTTGCTAAATTCAGATGTTTCGTTAAGATGTCATTGTAAATATGTAGCAGAATATCTTCTTTACTTTCATAAAATGCATACAACGACGGAGCCTTGACCCCTACTTCGTTAGCAATTGCTTTCATAGTCATACCTTTGTATCCATTTTCTGCATAGAGCTTAGTTGCCGCCTGAATGACTTTATCTCTGGTGCTCATAAAAGTCTCCCATTTTCATCCTTACTAATATTCGTTAGGTTAAATGCATGATATCAGTCTTTTTAGATTTTTACAATCTTGTGGAAGAGGAAAGTATGCTTTCACTGAGATACACTAATACTTTATTCCTGAACTAAATATTCAAAATGATCCCGATGATACCCTTTCCGCTCTTTAACCCTCGTGAGGAATATAGATGCTACCGAAAACATTGACGAAGCCCTCAGTTTTGCCATAGAAAGAGGCTTCGTTCCTTCTGAAACACTCGTTTGGTCAACTCCAGCGTTGATATGTGTTTTGTTGTTCCGTCCGAATGCCACAGATATTCTCCATCATAGGCCAGGCCGCACAGCTTTTCGCATGAAGGGAAAGCTCTGAACGGGTGTTAGAGTCATTGCGCACATCGCCTCACCATCAGTTGAAATATCGACCTCCACTGAAGACTGTATGTCGTTCCACGAAAGCGACAGGATTTCCCACAGGCTCCTTCGCATAGGAGCAGCGTTCGCCCCAGGGGTATGTTTGAGTATAGGGGACATCGCTACTAGTTGACCATAATGGAGATATAGCAGATCCGCTGGAACCGAATACACCCTGCTGGAACATACATCCTGATATCGCTCCGCTTGACGGGAA
Proteins encoded in this window:
- a CDS encoding GGDEF domain-containing protein codes for the protein MNNLKQLIKESRDWATADRGSTLFSKVSNVLKNTFGLDAGMFIYRRQFVLQNADAKDKVYEPWGLDHSAAELTKMLNKSWITGKSYVIPDRWLSVNEISPVWQKLWTEQGIRYIGAWKLIIQSKCVGAIVVGRKTVPDETNDELMSLLATHVSLIGEMLVLRRIAEHESRHDELTQIYNRRGFISEIRKLSRRIDENFIIGILDINDFKGINDAYGHATGDSVLIEVAETLIQNIGSKGLYGRGGGDEFMFVLQSGQIEADHAASYATDWFKNKRFTVSVGCELWQPNKTDWEVSLQIADHRLYTRKQRER
- a CDS encoding TetR/AcrR family transcriptional regulator, with the translated sequence MSTRDKVIQAATKLYAENGYKGMTMKAIANEVGVKAPSLYAFYESKEDILLHIYNDILTKHLNLATENIEITGESVQYQLKQFLDQVIAFQLRDYTQLKVFIRLLLFPPDFFEINLKEELKKVVEQEHKLLCNLFKVGMERGELKKADCDALSSQLLCMMDGWFWEMQRYSEEVFRERYEMVWAQFWNSIEA